The Zootoca vivipara chromosome 5, rZooViv1.1, whole genome shotgun sequence genome includes the window gtcaggactcggagcttcgcttcccggaggtaagatgtggcccaaaatggctcccgcggttcaaccccgccggctcacgatcgctctattgagctctcgggcggcgggggatccgccaaacggagcagccgctggacgcctaagtcatcggaactctctatccgatgcttttacggggagtccgctcgctctgcggacttcccccccctccgagaagccagggacctcggcacgcgaagtccctgcgtccttctcaccgccgcgacgaaccggaagtctcTCCTTTCTAACATCTCTGCCTGTTGCTTGGAAGTACTTTTGACGCATGCTTTAACTATTGAGTGCAAATTCCAGAATATCTTCCTTTATGCAGccatataaattttcccttggcttttttgctggcccatgtaggaccaacatggatagctggctcaagtgaatatctgatgtttcctccctttatggtcttgatttatgggctactaataaaatgaggctgcattttaattgtttgtttgtttgttgtttttctattacattttattgtaatttatatttggtgttagccgccctgagcccggccctggccagagagggcagggtataaataaattttattattattattattattatcatcatcatcatcatcatcatcatcaccaggtGGCAAACAGAACTGTTCCATAAACGTCTGTCAAAACGGGGGGACCTGTGTTGCTGGCCCAGAGTCTTACCACTGCGATTGTAATCCTGGATTCAAGGGCAGACAATGTGAACTAGGTGAGTTAAGAATAACGCAGGCTTCTCTGGACTCTCCTAACAGTATGATACcatgggtgcttccagatgtggacaatttttaattgttATTCAGTTTAGACAATCTTgaccttcctcctaaaggagtcCAGGGCATCAGACGGTGAAGTGATAAAACAAgtgataaaataatacaataatacaattaaaaataaaaaaaaagtttttaaaaacaactaaaaCCATGTGAACCCAATTGTTCCTGCTCTACTTAAGCTGCAAGTAGAAGAGCAACTCCGATTCCAGACtttacacactgcagccaagtgGGCAACTGCCCTTTTCCCAGGGGTTGGTGGTTCCTGTATCTGGGAGACCGGCCAATTGCCTATTCTGGATGGAGTTCCCTCAGAAAGAAGAGTTTTGGAGTGCTTCTGGGTCCATCTTTGTCTGGTTGCCTCAGTGGctaggccaccaacttggatggctttaaaagagaactagacaaattcatggaggagagggctatccgtGGCTACTAGTCAGGAGTGTCAGCTTGGCCCCCGTACCGTGGGTGCCCAAGGCCATGGATGCCATGCAGCATgaatggccctggcaccaaaatttttGGGTGcacagccccttcatggggaattttgtgggtgctcgggcacccagggagttggcacctatgctactaggcatgatggctatgctgtacctccacagctggaggtagcaatgcttctgaataccagttgctggaaaccactggattGGAGAGTACTCTTATGCTCTTATGCTTTCTAGTTGGCTATTCTTATGCTCTTTATGTTGACGAGGACAGACCACTGCCAGCAGATAACTTCAGTGCTCAAAAGGCTGGGCTGGCTTTCCATAGGGTACTGGGAACAGGTTCGAGGTTCTTTATTCATTACAAGGCCCTTGGCAACTTGAGTGTAGGGTAACTCAGGGACTGCCTGATCCTTTAGATTCCTGCTTGGTTCCTGAGGTATTTGAAGGGGTCGCTGTTAGTGGTCCCCTGTGGCTCAGATGCATAGCTTGTCTCTACAAGGAGCCATGTGTTCAGGATGGAGGGTCCAGTTTTATGGAGCTCCCTTCCAGTTTAGCTGAGAGAGGCCTCTTCCCTGTTGAAGTTCTGGTGCTTACTGAAGACATCAAGATTTCTTTGGTTATGGGAATATAGTGCTCTCTCCTTCCAAACTGATGGTTTAATGGGTCTGCTTATCTCCCTTCACTCACCAGCACTTGGGGCAGGAATGTATTTAGAAGGCATTAGTTCTAAGTCTTTGAATAATAGGAACATTTAACAATGCTTAGAAATTGGACTCGACATCTCTGTGCTTATTATAGTCCTTCCCTAACCATGCCAATTTCTCTCTTCAGCCTGCAAGAAGGTGCCTCAGTCTTGTACCCGGCTTTACTCAGAAACCAAATCTTTTCCAGTCTGGGAAGGAGGTGTCTGTCATTATCTGTAAGTACTGTCtcacagaacagaacattaattCAGAGATCCAATTAGCTCTGTCCCATTTTGATAGATGATAGGGGCTTGTACaatccatttttgttgtcctGCTATTAATCCAcaggaatataatttaaaatacatgaGCATCTGAAAATACAGAATTTTGTGAATTAAATATTCCCTGTTCTATCAAAGAAATGATTTCTAGGATCCTAGAGGAGGCAGGAATAAAGGCAGACAGTAAACCAACTGAAGTTTGTAGTGCAGACATACACAAATGGTTGCAGAATGTGATTGCTGTAAAGTTTCTAAGATGTGATAGATCATGAATGATGCAAATAGTGAGCAACTCAGGGAATGGCGAGGAACTCATAATTTGGCTGCCAGTGGTTTCGGAGGGGCAGGCACTTGGGGGAAGATAAGGTGTTGGAGGTTTCTGTAGGAATGTTGGTTGAAATTAGGGAGGTCCAAGCTATGTGCGAGGTTCACAACCAGCACACTATTCAATTGTGGCCAAGCGGACTTTTCATCATTCCTACTCTTAACTTGCGTTTGCTGTTGTGGTAGATACAAGAGGATCTACAAAGTGCACCAGGATGTCTGCTACAAGGAGAGCTGTGAGAGCACCGTTTCAAATAAGGCACACAGCAGGTAAAGGAATGTTGGTGGCTTTGTGAGAAGTCATAGCTGTGGGGGAAACCCTTGGAATGTAATATCCAACTCCTGATTTCGGACATTACTGATGGTTTAGGTTAACAGCAACTATCTAATATTGATGTTAATTTATGGGTTGTTTAGACTGGAGTGCTTAAATCTGTGATCATTTACTCAGTCAATATTATTGCTACTTTAATTCTGCTGCCATTGCCCAACATGCTGCTGGAGCAAAGCAGCATTCAGAACAAGCAGAATACTGTATGtttgaatgttttattaattAAACATTCTCGTTTGTTTCAGAAAACAAAGTAACAGACACTGAAGCCATATAGTAAGTATCCTTGCAGgacaagtggtacctcgggttacagacgcttcaggttacagacgcttcaggttacagactccgctaacccggaagtagtacctcaggttaataactttgcttcaggatgagaacagaaatcgtgcggcggcgggaggccccattagctaaagtggtacctcaggttaagaacagtttcaggttaataacggacctccagaacgaattaagttattaacctgtggtaccactgtatagggaatgAGGGCTCCATAAACCTCTGTGCTGGACAAACCACAGAACAGGCTTGAGGAGTCTGTGGCTCTTCAGTAgttggctgcaactcccatccccgagcattgaccttgctggctggagctgatgggaactgaagtcttaACAATAGCTGAGGACCATAGCTTCGCCAGCTCTGCTAGAGTTAGGGGTCTTGTAAGGAACAAGTTATCTAGAAGCTCTCTGGGTGGGGCATATCCTTTATCCTGCTACTTGTGGCAAATTCCTTTTGAAAATTTCCCACAGCCGAGGATATTGTGGGTGTTCTCTAACTGCATCATAATGGTGAAcaaatagtttatttatttagatggaGAGGCTGAGCAGGGCTGAGCAACTGGATCTTGCTCCATCTATGGTGGGGCAGCCTTTTTGCTGGCAGAAAACTTCAAAAATTGATGGGTAGGTAGCTTGCTACTAAAGGAAAAGTGGCAGTGATTATTGACTACCACAGGAGATTTCATGAAAGGTATAAGTGAGACAAAGAAAACAGCACCCTGATCTTTTATTCCAAGCTGATGGTGGGCGTCTCTAGTACCAGAAGGCTCAGACATGACAAAGTGACAATCTCAGAAAATTTCAGAGAACATTTCGAGAGTATTTATACATATCTGACACTTAAGTCTGACCTTTCTACATTACAAAGATAATTGTCAACCAGTTTTCTGCTTACTTCCCTATACATGCTGAGGAATGAAATGCCATTCTTTGATTCTGCTCATTGAAAGCAATATTTCTTTCAAAGCTCTTTCAGTGAGACAGTATGTCTCTCTGCCCTCCATAAAAAAATTCATTAATGGATCCCAAAGCTATACCAACAGAATTCCTCACCAGTGTTCTCCTTGCTGAACACTGGAAAGAAAAGAATCTTTGTACCTGTGTtttatgcatgcacacataatCTAAATGCTAGCTGTcgtgttttatttttcctttgtagGTTCCAGAACACTCAACATTTCTTCTAACTGGATTGGAAAAAAGGAGAGACCCTTCAGCAAGATCTATGGGCTTTTCCTCCTTTGCCTTGTTCAGCAGGTGTTCACCAAATAGCCATATCCCTCTCTCTTTGGCAGGATTATAAGGGTCCGCTTACCTTTCTTCATAGCACCTGAATTTATACATGATGAGTGACATGTTAGAAAAGTCTCTCTCAGGATTGAAGTCTATTATGGGCCACTTGCCACAAGGGCAGAGCCTAAAGTTTCACCAGTGATGGAGATACTGGTTATATAATCTGTGGCCACTGGACTACCTTAGAAGAAAAACAAGCCCTGAAACAAATGTTATGGATTATAACCAAAAGGAGAACCTCCCTGGCATAAAATTTGATGTTCAAAGCTAATCACAAGTCTAAAATACTCCCATTTGCAAAcagtgtgtcttttaaaaaaaacactaggttcttttcctttgtttttccctttgcaagatTAGTTAATGAAAAGCAACAAATCTGACAGCCAGCTACTGCTGTGCCTTTTTATTGCTAACAAATTACTAGCATTTCAAAAGTTATTCTAGTGCAGGGGGGAAAGGGCTGCAGAAGCTATATCCATTTTCAACAACAGATCAAACAGGCTTTTAGTTATTCAGCCTGTGGACATGCTGTTCCATAACATGATTAGAAAATGCCATGCCTTAAtaattaaaaaagttaaaaacccTTTTAACCACTCTATGAAGGGTAAATGGATTGCTTTCCTGTTTAAGACAGGATTGTGATGCCAGTGGAAGAAAAATGGCAAagcatttcttccttcttcccagatGTTCATTTGCTACAGCTCCCAAGAATGGCCAGCTAACTCAAGGAGCCTTAATATTTCCTAGATTTGCGAGTTTGTATGACTAAATATAAAATTGTGTTTAATATACATACACTGTATATTTTATAAATTAATACAGCCAGAGGTTCAGTTACAGTTTACCTATTATTATTCCCGTAAGTGCTGGTAGCTTTCTAGCAGCCCATTTGGctattgcaaaaaagaagaagaagccttgttCCCTAGAAAGCTAATCCTGGCAGTCTTTAAGAGTTGTAAATATAGTTTCTTCAGCAAAGGATAGCACTAACCATTCCCAGCAGGAAAAGGCCCTTCCCACAGAAATCACAAAAGGGTAGCCTCTAGGAAAAGGGCTCACTGGAACCAATAAACGTTTAGGTTTATTCCAATTATTTACATAGGTTTTGCAGCAGTATTAGCTAAAGGatccccctccccacagaaatTGCATTTTTCACTACAAACCTTCTAAAAAGCCATGGGCTCTAAGAGAAAATCATATAATTATGACTAATGCAAGATCTCCAAACTCTCTCCATTGCAAATTGCAGCATTTTAGGTGAATGTTCTGTAATTTGCACTGTTTAATGAAAAGAAATAGAAATCTGGATTACTCATTCAGGGAAAGCTTCTTCAAGAGCAGTAGAAGAAAAGGAGAACTTTTAAGAAGGCCCAGCTTGTATAGATTGGCAGGAGTAGGCATGACACCAAAGGACCACAGATTGCATTGACAGAGTAGTGTTAAAAATACGTTTTAAGCTTTTCTAGCATTTTAAGCACTGATTTGTCTGAGCAGCCAATCATGTACTTCCACAATGAACCTAGGCATTGGgaaaatatgcattttcatgtTTCATTAGCAAGTAGAAAATTTATCATGCCCTCTGTTTCTGATGTTCAGGTTGTGAGcagcttatgtagccaaaacagcaccaggCTTTGGGGGGACTTCATGGTTTGcaaaaggacaaaaataaaatcattgggggggggggctaaaagtGGACAGAACCCCAAAACAGCCATGAGGCCACACAATGCTGATGGGAGGGGAGAAATGGAATCAAGAGGTGGAAtactgaacagaagcactccatGTTCCACAATGTTTTGTTTCCAGTCTTACTTACAAGCACTTAAATTCCAACTACTTCAGTTTAATTGGCTTGAGGGCACATGAAGGCAATCTCACTGATAAAAATATAGCTTCCAAGgtgcaaaaaaagggggtgggggaggaaaggggtaGTGATCCCGTCAGCTAAATAGCACATTTTTCCAGGCCCAGTAAATTGACAAAGATAGTGAGGTCTTCAGAGCCAGTTTCTTGTCTGTCGCACAGCAacactggtcccccccccccgggcagtcTAAAGTAGAACAGTCTGTATCAAGTCAGTATTTTATAGCCAGATTGAGGCATATATAAtgcagcaataaactaaaaaagattttattctgtcaaagttattttgttttgcattttagattaaaatacaatttatttaaaagctaGTCTGCTTTCTTTAAGAATACGTGAGGATGCCAGTTGGCTACCTTTACCAACAATTTTAGCAGTTGTCAGCCACCAACTACCAGCAAAACCTGTTTGCTATCCTGAGCATGAAATTTCTGCTTACAAACTGCACCTAGGCCCACATTTCCTCTTCCATAAATCATTATCTAAGTTTTACTTCACAGAACCCACAACACCTCCTTCTCTGTTCTGAAAACAACATCTGACTTTTTACTTCACAGGCTGCATTTCATCTTCCTTGACAATCCATCCCTAGCATTGCCTATTTCAAGTCCCTCAGAGAAAACAGAATTGTTGCCATTCTTAAAATGAAGTGCATTCTTATCATCTAGAGTAGAGGTGGGTAACCAGTTGCTCTTCACATGTTCTTGGATTTCCATAATCCATGACCTTGTTGGCTGGGGAGTTGGGAGTCAATAACAGATGGAGAGACCCTGATGTAGAGGAATTCCTCAGTCCATCTTGAGAACTCCCACCTCAAGTTTACCCCACGATTCTCAAAATGTGTGGTGGTTCTAAAGGAACAAGCCAGAGTAATGACAGATCACAAACATTTTTGGGTTCCATTGCTTTTACACAGCTGCTGAGTAGACTTTACCCTTATTGACCACCACCTCTCATTTTTACACAACTGATGCATTTTCATTCCCCAGTGCTCAAGCCAATTCTAGACAAACAGATTATACCAGTACCAAACTTCagagatttttaattttatgtacTTAGTCTGAATCAGACCCTTCGCCATCATTCTCTGAATCTGAGAGATCGTTTTTCTctgcagcttcctcctctttccgCCTCTGTTCTTCTTCACGGGCCAGCAATTTCTTAAATATATTATACTCTTCCAATGAGGAACAGGCAAATTTTTCTATAAAGTCACTTTCAGCAGCTCTAATTATGCTTTTCAGTTTGGGGTTGACAACCTGGGTCTGTCCTTTCTTGTCAGGAGTTTGATAGAGTCCCAATCGCTCCAAGAAAATTACCCGGTTTTTAATCTCAGCCAGTGATGCTTGGAAGAAACCAGAATTCACTATTTCTCTGTGTTTAATCCCCATCCTGAAATAAGCAAACTGAGAAAAAGAGTAGCTCTGAATATGCAGCCTATGAAGAAGGAATCAAACCTTGAATAAGCTATTATCAATATTCGATGCTAGACTGTGAACCAAGGGCTGGAAAGGGTTTATTATTTGGCTAAACGTGTTTCGGGATCTTTACCTTTGCTTCTCTACTGTGCCTCTTTTCCTGCCTTTATAGTCAAATCAAGGAGGTAGCTAGTTCACATAACACCAGTGCCATTGGATTTCATAATGTTTCCCTTAAAACTGGAAAAACATCTGAAGTCCTTAAGAAAAATTGTAGCAACAACGGTTGAGACAAGAGTAGCCATCCAGAGAAATTCCATGCAAAACTAAGAGTGAGATACAGCATAGCATGAATGGGTGTGCGTCTGCAAAAtggtttcttctcttctcccccctgcAGCCCAGCAACCCCTCCCAGATCTTCTTGAGGGGGTTGAATAGATCTCAGGGTGCATGGgagctgcaggaggaggggaaaacctgAAATGTCATTGCACAAGCAGGCTTATGTTGTGCAAGGAAAGGACTGTCACTTGATGTGGCCCAAAGTTATGAAGTCACAGCCTTTACTGCAATAAATTCAAAAGCATGTCTATTACATAGCAGAGGGAACTCAAATGTTACATTTCTCAGGGCCCACATGAGAGATTCTAGAAACAAATCAATGGAATAAGAGGCACAAAAGCAAAGTTTATTCTAGCTTCTATTATCTATATCAGtatttggaagaggagaaagaaaagatcatatttttaaagcacGTTCTAAAAAATGAGTTATATGGAAACTCCCTGCTAAAGCATATCTTTGGTCTTTGCAAGATCTGTGAGTGGGATCTACTGCGACTGGACGCCTACCAGCTAATCCACTCTGGGAATGTGCACTGACACTATATATTTGATATATAGAAACTGTCTATTATTAATTTCTGAAAATATAATGCAGCATACATTACCTGGAATTTGTATTCCACATCACCTAGCTCCTCCATCAAAATATTTGGGCATGTTTGCAGAATTTTTGATATCTGCTGCACAGAGAAAAGGCATTTTTCTTTGAGGAGATTCTCTAGGACCTCAATTCTCTTTTGTGGCAAGGTAAAAATTCTTGGAAAATGAACTGCCATATGGTTAAGGCCCACTGTTAAAATAAGAGGAAAAAGACATAAACAATCATACCCTAGGGCTTACCTTTTTTTGGTTTGCTCCTCAGTACTCCCTGTGTACCTGCTATACATACAGCCACCCAGTCCTTCAGGCTAAAAATGTTTCCTGGGTATATGATGCCTGGCTCATTATTTATTGTGCAGAACTGCACAATGCAGAAATAAAGGAAACATTGAGGAGcaaatgaaaaaggaaatgaaacaagGATTAACAATACAGGAAGAATTCTTTAGAAGGAAAAATACAAGCTTTTCATATAAAACAAATTTGGAGGGCTAGAAGCAAGCTTGAAAGGAAAAATTATGCTTTTACATCCTTTCCTAACAAGTTTTATCAGGCAAACACTTTAAAAATCTGCAATTCAGAGTTTCAAACTTATCTAAATATGTGATGTGTAAAGTGATCGATGAACATATATTTCTATCAACGTAATGGAGCTATGGTTCCTATCACTGCATGCGCAACGTAATTTGCACCCTTTCCTAGAGATCAGATTTTCTCTCATTTATTCCATATAATGCCCACCAGAAGAGTTAAAGATAATGCTCACAGGCTCCAAAACTGGGTTACAAAAATCCAGTATAGCCCACAGCACACAATTCAGTACAGATGTTCAATTGATTGCATAGCACAGAGAAAGCATTACCTTCCTTGAACGCCAGCCTCCTCAGCAGATCTGCACGGTCCTTTATATGCTTTGATGACATTCCCAGCAACTCAGGGCTCTTCTGTAAGACATTTAGTGTGGCGTCTGTGCTTAAACCCAGAAGGAGGAGCTCTGAAACTACAGCCAACCTGAGCTGAGGAGGTGCATATGGCTGCAAGCTGAACAAGTGTGTTATCTGAGCAGGGCTTAGCCCCATGTCCAAGAATGGATCTGCCACCTTCCCCAGCTTCAGGAGATCTGAATCAGCTGGTCTCCCTGGCTCTACTTGGGAAGTAGCAAGAGTCTCTAGAAGCTTCTGAGAGGCTTCATTGGTGTCTGTTTTACAGCTTCCATGGGACACATTTGCTTCGCTTTGTCCAGAAGAACTGGTGCCAGTCAATCTGCAGCCCAGGTGTTGAAGAGAGCATAGAAAGGCAAGTGGTGATGCCTTCAGATAAAACAATTGGATAGAGCGACAGGCAAAGGGGACAAATTTGTGCTTCTGCAAGACCTAAAGGAACAGAAAACAAATTCTAGTTTATTATAATGTATTGTGTTGTTCAGGAAACTTTAGGCACCAGAACTAGGGGACCAAAACATCCTTGCAAAAATGAAACCACACAGTCATTCTAATAAGTTTTTCAAGCCATAAGACTAGTAGTATGAGTCTATGGTGGTCAGTTATTCTGTCAGTATTTGCATTACAGTGATGCCGACAAGCACCATGaagataaataatatttatttatttataatcatAAAAGGGGTCATGGATTACTATGTACAAAACTCAATCCGGTCTGGTATAAGTAACAAATACAATGAATCTTACACTGCTGATCCATCTCAGATCCTTTGCTAGCCAACACTTGCAAAGCATCAGTTTCAAAGCAGCTCTCACCATCCCGTAAAGTAGTATGCTCTCAAAATCACAATTTTAATCCATTTACAATGGTAGCTGAACTTGGTTTTAAAAGGTAGTTTCCAACACCTCCAATTCATGCTTACAGACTGGCAATTCTAAACTATATTAACTATTGTTAAATACATGGCCATTTTTTCCCAAATTAAGAAAATACTATGGACATGCATACCTGGGAGTAACTCGTATTTTACTtggtggaacttacttctgaccAAGTAAGTTTAGGATAGCCATTCACATACAAAACACTAAGCATACCTTAGGAGGGTATAACAGTGAAAAGGGATCTATTACTTATCCATTTCAAAGCTTGTACACAACCAGAACACACAACCAGAAAAGGGAAGGCAGAATCTTCTCTCTTGCTGCCATCCTACCCCCACAGGCAACATGGGGATACCAATACTAACTTACTATACAGCCTTGTTGCAATGATTCAGTGCAAGTGTGGTTATTTacttcaggggtgggaaaccactGTTCCCCCAGacgttaaaaggtaaaggtaaagggacccctgaccattaggtccagtcatgaccgattctggggttgcgcgctcatctcgcattattggccgagggagccggcgtatagcttccaggtcatatggccagcatgacaaagccacttctggcaaaccagagcagcacatggaaacgtcgtttaccttcccgctgtagcggttcctatttatctacttgcattttgatgtgctttcgaactgctaggttggcaggagctgggaccaagcaacgggagctcaccccgtcacagggattcgaaccgccgaccttctgatcagcaagccctaggctcagtggtttactggactacaattcctatcatatttgctgcatattttgggatctctgctggggttctctcaccaaagagtacttgccccaaacctggatctttgCATCCaataaattctttttttatatactttccccctctctttacTTGCCCACCGACATTTAGCTGTTCttatatgagcgccgcaaccccagagtcggacacgactgcacctgatggtcaggggcccctttacctttattttatctgtaagccaccttgagtctctgtcgggggaaaggcggtatacaataagcaaatgtataataaataaaataattctaaAGAGGCGGCCGGAAAGAGAAGTGGGCGAAGCGCGACGGACTCTAATGAGAGCCGTGCCAGAAAAGCCTCTGCAAGGGCAGGAACGAGCGAGGCTGCAGGCACAAGAACACGCGTGTCTCTCGTGTGTCGGTCTGCTCAACACGCAGAGATAGTGCTTGGGCTCCACCGTCCAGGCCGCCTCCCACCGTGAAGCTGGGAGTCTTTCGCAgcgaaggaaggagaaggagcttGTGCTGGTGGGCCTGGGTTTCCCGTGACGGTGCCTCGCCTCTGGGCCAGAGCTCCACCGGCCCAGCCATGGCGGAGCGAGCCCTGCCACGAAGACTCCCCTACCTGCGAGCAGAAGCGCCCCAGCTCCGCGCCCCTCATCTTGCGAAGTTCCCTGTCCGGCGCGAGGCTCTCCGAGGAGGAAAGTGTTCGGGCAAACGCCTCCCCCTCGGAAACGGAAGCTGAAGAGAGCGTTCCGCCGGGCGGTTCCCGTGCAGGAGGAAGCTAGCTGCGTTGAGGCCGATCGATGCGAAGGGCAATTTAGCTTAGGAAGTAGTCTGCTATTCTCCCGTAAAGAGTCGCTTCAggtgacattttaaaagccataccCTTAAGATTTGAGTGctcggggtggggaacctgtaatGCGCACACCTGTCGCACTCAAAATAATGCACGTCCAGGAGATGGGATTTGATCCCGGCCCTTGTTTACCAAAACAACGTTCGCTTGGAGGCAAACGGGGGATTATTCACACCACACTTTGAAGATATAtatacagtgccggatttacatacaagctaaacaagctatagcttggggcccccaaaaaaattaaaaggaaaaaaaacctggatgtacatttccaaaatgttagataaaaaacaaacaaaataaaacctacatacagcaagtgtttggtgttgtgtaggagcctatgatgtaagtaaagTAAGCCCCGCatactagcctgctccctaaaatatcactggtttcctcatttctatatattgtatagggtgcctacattctgcatggactggttgcatggcaacatgtgcaaatgactttagatccctattaggttcataaattaccacatagcatatattcaacacgcacaaaaacagccacaatttgttgttgacaaaggacaactggacatataaagggccccgttaccttcagtagcttaggtcctcatcaaaccaaaatccgACCCTGTATATATAGGAACAGAAATAAAAGCTGCTGGAGACAGTAGAGGTGACCTCATGAGATGATTAGCTGAAGCAGCATTTTGAATTAAGGTTTCCAAGTTACTAATGGGGGTTTCATGTGTTTGAGGGCCAACACCCACCCATGAAACAGACACCAACTTTTGAGGTAGAAAACAAGATACTTTTCACAAGAAAAGGAGGGAAGTTGGAGAAACAATTGATGTTACAAACATATTGAAATTATGTACAAAAATAAGATAAAGAGGAAATAACTCTTCAGGGTAATCTAACAGGCAAAGCCATTCAGTAAGTTATATCGTTTAAAACAGGaatgggcagaaggtagatcatCTGGTAGATCTCTGGATTATATTAAGTGGTTCAGAAAGGATTTCTGGCTTCCAGTTAACAATGGAAATGACTTCCTTTCAATTATGTTGCTGAAATTAAGGGGAAGCAGGGGGAAACACC containing:
- the MTERF4 gene encoding transcription termination factor 4, mitochondrial is translated as MRGAELGRFCSQVLQKHKFVPFACRSIQLFYLKASPLAFLCSLQHLGCRLTGTSSSGQSEANVSHGSCKTDTNEASQKLLETLATSQVEPGRPADSDLLKLGKVADPFLDMGLSPAQITHLFSLQPYAPPQLRLAVVSELLLLGLSTDATLNVLQKSPELLGMSSKHIKDRADLLRRLAFKEVGLNHMAVHFPRIFTLPQKRIEVLENLLKEKCLFSVQQISKILQTCPNILMEELGDVEYKFQFAYFRMGIKHREIVNSGFFQASLAEIKNRVIFLERLGLYQTPDKKGQTQVVNPKLKSIIRAAESDFIEKFACSSLEEYNIFKKLLAREEEQRRKEEEAAEKNDLSDSENDGEGSDSD